In one window of Cytophagaceae bacterium ABcell3 DNA:
- the gldE gene encoding gliding motility-associated protein GldE, whose protein sequence is MDDISLESDDPGAYIDIISASLFFYSSNLVILLLLLMLSALVSGSEVAYFSISSDKKNELMSSNRSVDKKIWRLLEKPKKLLATILIFNNLVNVSIVIISSYLAWELAGTSQSDGSIIAVLTAIITIAIVFFGEILPKVYANQRNVGFARFTAPIMVVAEWIFSPFSHLLIAFSNIVEKRVQRKGYSISVDTLNHALEVTAGKETSDEEKVMLKGIVNFGTISVKQIMHSRMDIIAFSYEMDFHELMDRINKSGFSRVPVYKDTIDKIEGILYIKDLLPFLDEDEKFEWQRLLRPSYFVPESKKIDDLLKDFQERRVHMAIVVDEYGGTSGLVTMEDILEEIVGEINDEFDEEEMNFTKLDNDTFIFEGKVSLNDFCKIIDIEPDVFDEVKGESESLGGLLLEINSDLPKKGDKIQFSNFSFIIESVDKKRIKKIKVIIEQKNEIGQDAEG, encoded by the coding sequence TTGGACGATATTAGTTTGGAATCTGATGACCCTGGCGCTTATATAGATATTATAAGCGCCTCTCTTTTCTTTTACTCTTCAAACCTGGTCATTTTATTATTATTGCTAATGCTCTCAGCACTGGTCTCAGGCTCAGAGGTTGCTTACTTTTCCATAAGCTCTGATAAGAAAAATGAATTAATGTCCAGTAACCGAAGTGTGGACAAAAAAATCTGGCGCTTGCTGGAAAAGCCTAAAAAGCTACTGGCCACGATCCTTATTTTTAACAATCTGGTAAATGTTTCTATAGTAATTATTTCGTCCTATCTGGCATGGGAACTTGCTGGCACTAGTCAATCTGATGGAAGTATTATAGCTGTTTTGACTGCTATTATTACTATTGCGATCGTTTTCTTTGGTGAGATACTGCCTAAAGTGTACGCCAATCAACGAAATGTAGGCTTTGCTCGCTTTACTGCCCCCATAATGGTGGTTGCCGAATGGATTTTTTCTCCTTTTAGTCATTTGTTGATCGCTTTTAGCAATATCGTCGAAAAACGGGTACAGCGCAAAGGCTATAGCATTTCTGTTGATACGCTCAATCACGCTCTTGAAGTAACAGCGGGAAAGGAAACTTCTGATGAAGAAAAAGTAATGCTCAAGGGAATTGTCAACTTTGGTACAATTTCGGTAAAGCAGATTATGCATTCCAGAATGGATATCATCGCTTTTAGTTATGAAATGGACTTTCATGAGCTAATGGACAGGATAAACAAGTCTGGTTTTTCTAGGGTGCCTGTTTATAAAGATACCATTGATAAAATTGAAGGTATTCTTTACATTAAAGATTTGCTGCCGTTTCTGGATGAAGATGAAAAATTTGAATGGCAAAGGTTGTTGCGCCCGAGTTATTTTGTCCCAGAAAGTAAGAAAATAGATGATTTGCTGAAAGACTTTCAGGAAAGAAGGGTGCATATGGCCATTGTGGTTGATGAATATGGAGGAACTTCCGGACTGGTGACTATGGAAGATATCCTTGAAGAAATCGTAGGAGAAATAAATGACGAGTTTGATGAAGAAGAAATGAACTTTACCAAGCTGGATAACGATACTTTTATATTCGAAGGTAAAGTTTCTTTAAACGACTTTTGTAAAATTATTGATATAGAACCTGATGTTTTTGATGAGGTAAAAGGTGAAAGCGAATCTTTAGGAGGCCTGCTTTTAGAAATAAATTCTGACCTTCCTAAAAAAGGGGATAAAATACAGTTCAGTAATTTTTCGTTTATAATAGAGTCGGTTGATAAAAAGCGAATTAAGAAAATTAAGGTTATAATTGAGCAGAAAAATGAAATTGGTCAGGATGCAGAGGGTTAA
- a CDS encoding single-stranded DNA-binding protein: protein MAGVNKVILVGNLGRDPEIRAVESGRKVANFPIATTESYKDRNGERVEQTEWHNIVFWGPVVDVIEKYVKKGNQIYVEGKLRTRSYDDKEGIKRYVTEVMGQNLTLLGGGGMRSNDSDAGGSSNYEKPQQSSSAPVESESVEDDLPF from the coding sequence ATGGCAGGAGTAAATAAAGTAATACTCGTTGGAAACCTAGGAAGAGACCCTGAGATCAGGGCAGTTGAAAGTGGCAGAAAAGTTGCAAACTTTCCTATTGCCACTACAGAATCTTATAAGGACAGGAATGGCGAAAGGGTAGAGCAGACCGAATGGCATAATATTGTTTTTTGGGGCCCTGTTGTCGATGTGATAGAAAAATATGTAAAAAAAGGTAATCAAATATATGTTGAAGGTAAGCTTCGTACACGTTCTTATGATGATAAAGAAGGCATAAAAAGATATGTGACTGAAGTAATGGGGCAGAACCTGACACTTCTTGGTGGAGGGGGTATGAGAAGTAACGATAGTGATGCCGGAGGTAGCAGTAACTATGAAAAACCTCAACAGTCATCTTCTGCACCTGTTGAATCTGAGTCAGTAGAAGACGATCTTCCTTTTTAA
- the mutY gene encoding A/G-specific adenine glycosylase, producing the protein MFSENIINWYKSNKRDLPWRGTRDPYFIWLSEILLQQTRVNQGLPYYYKFTERFPDVLALANAEEQEVLRLWQGLGYYNRARNMHATSRYIANKLDGKFPDTYKGLLKLRGVGNYTAAAIASFAFKEPVAVLDGNVIRVISRVFGIDGDIRKGSVVKELQSIANDLLPKLEHDVYNQGIMEFGALHCMPSAPKCANCPLRQMCYAYKHKIQDKLPYKSKAARKKERYFDYYVLESPKGIFMQKRNNKDIWAGLYDFPCSEGAVVTDRAKSEIFSYLGIDKNAVLLCQKSEVFKHVLTHQNLYASFWHIKLGKCDVLMDNSIDGQFFSFDNIRELPKPVLINNYLNTYIF; encoded by the coding sequence ATGTTTTCCGAAAATATTATAAACTGGTATAAATCAAATAAAAGGGACCTTCCATGGAGAGGTACTCGAGACCCTTACTTTATTTGGTTATCCGAAATATTACTTCAACAGACCAGAGTAAATCAGGGACTTCCTTATTATTATAAATTTACTGAAAGGTTCCCTGATGTATTAGCGCTTGCTAACGCCGAAGAGCAAGAAGTGCTCAGGCTTTGGCAAGGGCTTGGTTACTATAACCGTGCACGCAATATGCATGCCACTTCTCGATATATAGCCAATAAGTTGGATGGAAAGTTCCCTGATACATATAAAGGCCTTTTAAAACTCCGTGGAGTTGGAAATTATACCGCTGCCGCCATTGCCTCGTTTGCTTTTAAGGAGCCTGTAGCCGTTCTTGACGGTAATGTGATAAGGGTTATTAGCAGAGTTTTTGGTATTGATGGCGATATTCGGAAAGGAAGTGTAGTCAAAGAGCTGCAGTCTATTGCCAATGATTTGTTGCCTAAACTTGAACATGATGTTTATAATCAGGGGATCATGGAGTTTGGGGCGCTGCATTGTATGCCTAGTGCCCCAAAGTGCGCAAATTGTCCGCTCAGGCAAATGTGTTATGCGTATAAACACAAAATTCAGGATAAATTGCCCTATAAAAGTAAGGCTGCTAGAAAGAAGGAAAGGTACTTTGATTATTATGTGCTGGAAAGCCCCAAAGGTATTTTCATGCAGAAAAGAAATAATAAAGATATTTGGGCTGGGCTTTACGATTTCCCATGTTCCGAAGGGGCGGTAGTGACAGATAGAGCAAAATCTGAAATTTTTTCGTATTTAGGGATTGATAAGAATGCGGTTTTGTTATGTCAAAAGTCAGAGGTGTTTAAGCATGTATTGACGCACCAAAACCTTTATGCCAGTTTCTGGCATATAAAACTTGGTAAATGTGATGTTTTAATGGACAACAGCATTGACGGGCAGTTCTTTAGCTTTGATAACATTCGTGAGCTTCCCAAACCGGTGTTGATAAATAATTATTTGAATACATATATTTTTTAG
- a CDS encoding HU family DNA-binding protein, with the protein MTKAEVISQISEKTGIDKSDVTATVEAFFSVVKDSMAEGDNIYVRGFGSFVNKKRARKVARNISKNTAIIIDEHYIPSFKPSKTFVEKIKNSKKVGK; encoded by the coding sequence GTGACTAAAGCAGAAGTAATCTCTCAAATTTCAGAAAAGACTGGTATTGACAAGTCTGACGTAACAGCAACTGTAGAAGCTTTTTTCTCTGTAGTTAAAGACTCAATGGCAGAAGGTGACAACATCTATGTAAGGGGTTTTGGCAGCTTCGTAAATAAGAAAAGAGCACGTAAAGTTGCAAGAAATATTTCAAAAAATACTGCTATCATCATAGATGAGCATTATATTCCAAGCTTCAAGCCATCAAAAACTTTTGTTGAGAAAATCAAGAACAGCAAAAAAGTAGGCAAATAA
- a CDS encoding tetratricopeptide repeat protein: MRKSQIIIVVIALIVLVSVFRLPKLIVTSDESLVAETEEASYVDPSEMTESHKTSLSETEKEKISYLREQIKTVSDNEKKIIFADSLAAMYMNHLMFEDAAQILESVAVLSSSKDLMARAGKAYYDAFTVSMEAAKGKELNDKARTLFEKVLEAEPEDNEVKATYAMTFVTTENPMKGISILKEILKEEPTNETALHNMGLLSMQSGQYDKALERFKAIIKLNPNHPNAHFYIGMCYNSLGNQNQALEHLEMAKEINDDPAFIATVDHYINDIK; this comes from the coding sequence ATGCGCAAATCTCAAATCATAATTGTTGTAATAGCTTTAATTGTTTTGGTTTCAGTTTTCCGGTTGCCAAAGCTTATTGTTACCTCGGATGAATCTTTGGTAGCTGAAACAGAAGAAGCGTCTTATGTGGATCCCTCAGAAATGACAGAATCACATAAGACGTCTCTTTCCGAAACAGAGAAAGAAAAAATTAGTTATTTAAGAGAACAGATAAAAACTGTTTCAGATAACGAAAAAAAGATTATATTTGCAGATTCTTTGGCGGCAATGTACATGAACCATCTCATGTTTGAAGATGCAGCCCAAATACTGGAGTCTGTGGCAGTGCTTTCGTCCTCAAAGGATCTAATGGCCAGAGCGGGGAAAGCCTACTACGATGCCTTTACAGTATCTATGGAGGCAGCCAAAGGAAAAGAGCTGAACGATAAAGCGAGAACCTTGTTTGAAAAGGTTTTAGAGGCCGAACCAGAAGACAACGAAGTAAAAGCTACCTACGCAATGACCTTCGTAACTACTGAAAACCCTATGAAAGGGATCAGTATTTTGAAAGAAATTTTGAAAGAAGAGCCAACTAATGAAACGGCATTGCATAATATGGGTTTATTATCAATGCAGTCTGGCCAGTATGACAAAGCCTTAGAAAGGTTTAAGGCTATTATAAAATTAAACCCAAATCATCCAAATGCACACTTTTACATAGGGATGTGCTATAATAGCTTAGGAAATCAGAACCAAGCGCTTGAGCATTTGGAAATGGCAAAAGAAATTAATGATGATCCTGCTTTCATAGCAACTGTAGATCATTATATAAATGATATAAAATAG